The following are from one region of the Polyangiaceae bacterium genome:
- a CDS encoding oligopeptidase A has translation MRESKLASASASRRPLPTSARWTLVFAIALGACTPSATPQPSEPPAMTAMPSASSVPQAAPEVPTPEVDPVAEGMTAKGVVELCDRHLGRAKRLLGEVKALHAETELTWDNTLAKVDQISLELSVGAGFPDLMNVGHPDKAVREAAGECRPKVDEFYTDMMLDAEFAGVVRRYADKHPALEGTRKRLLEELLRDFKRNGLFLPKAEQDELRKLNEELSKLSQDFGTNLSEAKGTIKVKPDQLKGLPESFIEQHKPGADGLVELTTDYPDYFPVITYADDRSVAKALTFEFDNRAAKANVPILERVLVLREKKAKLLGYDTWADYAIEPRMAKSAAKVQEFLKNAAKTVAKPGKREYAELLAEWHKIGGKGAVVPNQDRLYLVGRLANKKYGFDAKQLSNYFEVESVAKGLFTILSKLYGVEFKEIPAEKGAVWHEDVRILEVTDEGKKLGRIYLDLYPRDGKYKHAAMFEIRGGKRLDDGSYVTPISALVCNFPKSEPGQPGLMTHDQVTTFFHEFGHALHHVLTQQPLATYSGTNTVRDFVEAPSQMLEEWAWRRETLDLFAKHYETGEKIPDKLFNAMTKSRSFGFALHTERQISLATLDFEYHHQPTPVDTDKVFTEVMKKTQSFGYLPETHFQATFGHLMGYDAGYYGYQWALAIARDVLTRFQKEGFMNTKVADDWRKLVLSQGAGEDENELVHAFLGRETNLDAYAAFLSGADASGK, from the coding sequence ATGCGAGAGTCCAAGCTTGCCTCCGCCTCAGCTTCGCGTAGGCCTCTGCCGACGTCCGCCCGCTGGACGCTAGTGTTTGCCATCGCGCTGGGGGCGTGCACCCCAAGCGCCACCCCTCAGCCTTCGGAGCCTCCGGCCATGACCGCCATGCCTTCTGCTTCTTCTGTCCCCCAAGCCGCCCCCGAGGTGCCGACCCCGGAGGTGGACCCCGTCGCCGAGGGGATGACCGCGAAGGGCGTCGTTGAGCTCTGCGACCGTCATTTGGGGCGGGCCAAGCGTCTGCTGGGAGAGGTCAAGGCACTCCACGCGGAAACGGAACTGACCTGGGACAACACCTTGGCCAAGGTGGATCAAATCTCCCTCGAGCTGAGCGTTGGCGCTGGTTTCCCTGATTTGATGAACGTGGGCCACCCAGACAAGGCGGTGCGCGAAGCGGCGGGTGAGTGTCGGCCGAAGGTGGACGAGTTCTACACTGACATGATGCTCGACGCGGAGTTCGCCGGCGTCGTGCGGCGCTATGCCGACAAGCACCCGGCGCTCGAGGGCACCCGCAAGCGCCTGCTCGAGGAACTGTTGCGTGACTTCAAGCGCAATGGGCTGTTTCTCCCCAAGGCGGAGCAGGACGAGCTGCGTAAGCTGAACGAGGAGCTGAGCAAGCTGAGCCAGGACTTTGGCACCAACCTGAGTGAGGCCAAGGGCACCATCAAGGTCAAGCCGGATCAGCTGAAGGGCCTGCCCGAGAGCTTCATCGAGCAGCACAAGCCCGGCGCTGATGGCCTGGTCGAGCTCACGACGGACTACCCGGACTACTTCCCCGTCATCACCTACGCAGACGACCGCAGCGTCGCCAAGGCCCTGACCTTCGAGTTTGATAACCGTGCGGCAAAAGCCAACGTGCCGATCTTGGAGCGCGTGCTGGTGCTGCGGGAGAAGAAGGCCAAGCTCCTCGGCTACGACACCTGGGCTGACTACGCCATCGAGCCCCGCATGGCGAAGAGCGCGGCCAAGGTGCAGGAGTTCTTGAAGAACGCCGCCAAGACGGTCGCCAAGCCTGGCAAGCGCGAATACGCGGAGCTGCTCGCCGAGTGGCACAAGATCGGCGGAAAGGGCGCCGTGGTGCCGAATCAGGACCGGCTTTACCTCGTCGGTCGGCTGGCGAACAAGAAGTACGGGTTCGACGCCAAGCAGCTCTCGAACTACTTCGAGGTCGAGTCGGTGGCGAAGGGGCTCTTCACCATCCTCTCGAAGCTCTACGGGGTCGAATTCAAGGAAATCCCGGCGGAAAAGGGGGCCGTGTGGCACGAGGACGTGCGCATCCTCGAGGTAACGGACGAGGGCAAGAAGCTCGGCCGCATCTACCTCGACCTGTACCCACGTGACGGTAAGTACAAGCACGCGGCGATGTTCGAGATCCGCGGTGGCAAGCGCCTGGACGACGGCAGCTACGTCACACCGATCTCAGCCCTGGTGTGCAACTTCCCCAAGAGTGAGCCGGGTCAGCCGGGGTTGATGACCCATGATCAGGTCACCACCTTCTTCCATGAGTTCGGCCACGCTCTGCATCACGTGCTGACGCAGCAGCCGCTCGCCACCTACTCCGGCACGAACACCGTGCGCGACTTCGTGGAGGCACCTTCACAAATGCTCGAGGAGTGGGCATGGCGCCGGGAGACACTGGACCTCTTCGCCAAGCACTACGAAACCGGCGAAAAGATCCCTGACAAGCTGTTCAACGCGATGACGAAGAGCCGCTCGTTCGGCTTCGCGCTGCACACTGAGCGGCAGATCTCCCTGGCGACGCTCGACTTCGAGTATCACCACCAACCGACGCCGGTCGACACCGACAAGGTGTTCACCGAAGTAATGAAGAAGACTCAGAGCTTCGGTTACCTCCCGGAAACGCACTTCCAGGCGACGTTCGGCCACCTAATGGGTTACGACGCGGGCTACTACGGCTACCAGTGGGCGCTCGCGATCGCGCGCGACGTGCTGACGCGCTTCCAGAAGGAAGGCTTCATGAACACCAAGGTCGCCGATGATTGGCGCAAGCTGGTGTTGTCCCAGGGCGCCGGGGAAGACGAGAACGAGCTGGTGCACGCATTCCTCGGCCGCGAGACGAACCTCGACGCCTACGCCGCCTTCCTCTCCGGGGCAGATGCCTCCGGAAAGTAG
- the hppD gene encoding 4-hydroxyphenylpyruvate dioxygenase, which yields MNQANDQNPLGLNGIAFVEYASPSPEGEAELNRLFGSLGFSKLNRHPSLNILDYVQHNVHFLVNREATSHANDFAKAHGGCVSALGWWVKDAELALARAVERGAKAYTGPIAYHGARAIYGIGGSLIYLVEERVGRRWNDDFLALEQPEHHPSRGFYRVDHLTNNVHKGTMQEWASFYKEVFGFTEVRYFDIRGQKTGLTSYALRSPCGQFCIPINEGDESKSQIEEYLREYAGPGVQHIALLSDDLLSSLQGLEEAGVPTLDIDSEYYENVFERVPGVTEDHARIAALKVLVDGDDDGYLLQIFTRNVIGPIFFEMIQRRNHLSFGEGNFSALFRSIERDQERRGVL from the coding sequence ATGAACCAAGCAAACGATCAGAACCCCCTAGGCCTAAACGGCATCGCCTTCGTCGAGTACGCAAGCCCGTCGCCTGAAGGCGAAGCAGAGCTGAACCGCCTCTTCGGTAGCCTGGGCTTCTCGAAGCTCAATCGGCACCCGAGCCTCAACATCCTCGACTACGTGCAACATAACGTGCACTTCCTGGTAAACCGCGAGGCAACGAGCCACGCTAACGACTTCGCCAAAGCCCACGGAGGGTGCGTCTCCGCGCTCGGTTGGTGGGTCAAGGACGCGGAGCTAGCGCTGGCGCGCGCCGTCGAGCGCGGTGCGAAAGCCTACACGGGCCCCATCGCGTATCATGGTGCCAGGGCGATCTACGGCATCGGCGGCTCGCTCATCTACCTGGTGGAGGAGCGAGTGGGGCGGCGCTGGAACGACGACTTCCTTGCTCTGGAGCAGCCAGAACACCACCCGAGCCGCGGCTTTTACCGCGTGGATCACCTGACCAACAACGTGCACAAAGGCACGATGCAAGAGTGGGCGAGCTTCTACAAGGAGGTGTTCGGCTTCACGGAGGTGCGCTACTTCGACATCCGCGGGCAGAAGACCGGACTCACCTCCTACGCGCTGCGATCGCCTTGCGGTCAGTTCTGCATCCCGATCAACGAAGGCGACGAGTCGAAGTCTCAGATCGAGGAGTATCTGCGGGAGTACGCGGGCCCCGGCGTGCAACACATTGCGCTCCTGAGCGATGACCTGCTCAGCAGCCTGCAGGGCCTCGAGGAGGCGGGCGTGCCGACCTTGGATATCGACAGCGAGTACTACGAAAACGTCTTCGAACGCGTTCCTGGGGTCACCGAAGATCACGCACGCATCGCCGCGCTCAAGGTGCTGGTGGACGGCGACGACGACGGGTACCTGTTACAGATCTTCACGCGCAACGTGATCGGTCCGATCTTCTTCGAGATGATTCAGCGGCGGAATCACCTGTCTTTCGGCGAAGGGAACTTCTCGGCGTTGTTTCGGTCCATCGAGCGCGACCAAGAGCGCCGCGGCGTACTCTGA
- a CDS encoding homogentisate 1,2-dioxygenase, translating to MHYTRGRVTRQAHVDIPSGTVEEEFGRRGFFGRAAHLYRSTPPVNWTSVSEGLRPRAMNLRELKGLNAGEGTPSEWLDSRIAVLENADARIAFSRLSGEMQHCFRNADADELLFIHGGRGTLLSDFGALDYETGDYVLVPRGTTYRLSPKDLTHCLVLESRSELELPQKGLLGHHALFDPALIDVPDPERLPALANSGNERDWDVVVQRGGEQHLIRYPYDPLNTVGWKGDLSVWRINVKDIRPVLSDRYHLPPSAHATFLSDSLVVCTFLPRPLEVGDPNALRVPFYHANIDYDEVLFYHSGDFFSRQGISPGMLTFHPQGIHHGPQPGAIKASEGKTRTEEVAVMIDTLRPLRVCDGAQSAERVDYWKSWMTP from the coding sequence ATGCACTACACTCGGGGGCGGGTCACCCGTCAGGCGCACGTGGATATCCCCAGCGGTACCGTTGAGGAGGAGTTCGGTCGCCGCGGGTTCTTTGGGCGCGCGGCGCACCTCTATCGCAGCACCCCGCCGGTGAACTGGACGTCGGTGAGCGAGGGTCTGCGCCCGCGCGCCATGAACCTTCGCGAGCTGAAGGGCTTGAACGCCGGGGAAGGCACCCCCAGCGAGTGGCTCGACTCACGCATCGCCGTGCTGGAGAACGCCGACGCGCGCATTGCCTTCAGCCGCTTGAGCGGCGAGATGCAGCACTGCTTCCGCAACGCCGACGCTGACGAGCTACTCTTCATTCATGGTGGTCGCGGCACACTGCTCAGCGACTTCGGCGCTCTGGATTACGAGACCGGTGACTACGTGCTGGTTCCTCGCGGTACTACTTACCGCTTGTCACCGAAGGACCTGACCCACTGTCTGGTCCTCGAGAGCCGGAGTGAGCTCGAGCTCCCGCAGAAGGGACTGCTCGGGCACCATGCCTTGTTCGACCCGGCGTTGATCGACGTGCCTGACCCGGAGCGCTTACCCGCCCTCGCCAACTCGGGCAACGAGCGAGACTGGGACGTCGTCGTTCAGCGTGGTGGCGAGCAACACCTCATCCGCTACCCGTACGATCCGCTGAACACCGTGGGCTGGAAGGGCGACCTCAGCGTCTGGCGGATCAACGTGAAGGACATCCGGCCGGTGCTGAGCGACCGCTATCACCTGCCACCATCGGCTCACGCAACGTTCCTGAGTGACTCCCTCGTCGTTTGCACCTTCCTGCCCCGCCCCTTGGAGGTCGGCGATCCGAACGCCCTGCGCGTGCCCTTTTACCACGCGAACATCGATTACGATGAGGTGCTGTTCTACCACTCAGGTGACTTCTTCAGTCGCCAGGGCATTTCCCCAGGGATGTTGACGTTCCACCCTCAGGGGATCCACCACGGTCCTCAGCCGGGCGCAATCAAGGCCAGTGAAGGCAAGACGCGCACGGAAGAGGTCGCCGTGATGATCGATACCCTACGCCCCTTGCGAGTATGCGACGGCGCTCAATCCGCCGAGCGCGTGGACTACTGGAAGAGCTGGATGACGCCATGA
- a CDS encoding LysR family transcriptional regulator: MKKTAESAPEPGDFVNLDQLRVLQAIASTGSFAAAGKRLHRATSAVSYGVKGLEERVGFALFDRSGHRAVLTTAGQRLLLEAEQLLERARHFDRVALALRDAWEPSLTIVVDGALDLKPILAAMKGLVQRGLPTRVDLHVEYLSGVRERFNDQRGDLMFVLDFAGDARHVARPLAPLCMRLVVSPTHPLAPVHPRSKKQAKRTRAELAQHVELMVEDSGTVTNASALGRLSLGSPHVLRLGDFHAKLEALVSGIGFGWMPQHLIEDALEQKQLLLLPFEEAEEHRFIPHLSWRRARPLGRAAELFLELLAEQPGWSDG, translated from the coding sequence GTGAAAAAGACTGCAGAATCCGCCCCTGAACCGGGAGACTTCGTCAATCTGGACCAGTTGCGAGTGCTCCAGGCCATCGCGTCCACAGGGAGCTTCGCCGCTGCGGGCAAGCGCCTGCACCGCGCAACCAGCGCCGTGAGCTACGGCGTCAAGGGGCTGGAAGAGCGCGTCGGATTTGCGCTGTTCGACCGTAGCGGTCACCGCGCTGTGCTCACTACCGCGGGGCAACGCTTGCTGCTGGAGGCGGAGCAGTTGCTAGAGCGTGCGCGCCACTTTGATCGCGTCGCCCTGGCGCTGCGCGACGCCTGGGAGCCGAGCCTGACCATCGTCGTCGATGGGGCGCTGGACCTGAAGCCGATCCTCGCGGCAATGAAAGGGCTCGTGCAGCGGGGCCTGCCGACGCGCGTCGACTTGCACGTGGAGTATCTCTCGGGGGTGAGGGAGCGCTTCAACGATCAGCGAGGCGACTTGATGTTCGTGCTCGACTTCGCTGGCGATGCGCGACACGTTGCGCGCCCGCTGGCACCCCTCTGCATGCGGCTGGTGGTCAGCCCGACGCATCCTCTTGCGCCAGTGCACCCCCGCTCCAAGAAGCAAGCGAAGCGGACTCGTGCCGAGCTTGCGCAACACGTGGAGCTGATGGTGGAAGACTCAGGCACTGTGACCAACGCTTCCGCGCTAGGGCGCTTGTCGCTTGGCAGCCCACATGTGCTCCGCCTCGGCGACTTTCACGCGAAGCTCGAGGCGCTCGTCTCGGGCATCGGCTTCGGTTGGATGCCTCAGCACCTGATCGAGGACGCGCTCGAGCAAAAGCAGTTGCTGCTCCTCCCCTTCGAAGAAGCCGAAGAGCATCGCTTCATCCCGCACCTGTCGTGGCGTCGCGCGCGCCCCCTGGGCAGGGCCGCGGAGCTGTTCCTGGAGTTGTTGGCGGAGCAACCGGGCTGGAGTGATGGTTGA
- a CDS encoding GxxExxY protein, translating into MNPRDQRTSNPARPEPGGRLDELCHRVIGSALEVHRRLGPGFLEAVYERAMCVELRLRGIRYAQQVPVGVMYKGNPIGTGRIDLLVDSRLVVEIKVVETIAPIHVAQVISYLKATGLPLGLLITFNVLRLSLGVKRVVLSS; encoded by the coding sequence GTGAACCCCCGCGACCAACGCACTTCGAATCCTGCTAGACCAGAGCCTGGTGGCCGGTTGGACGAGCTCTGCCACCGGGTCATCGGTTCTGCACTAGAGGTTCACAGGCGACTCGGTCCGGGGTTTCTGGAAGCGGTCTACGAGCGCGCAATGTGTGTCGAGTTGCGGTTGCGGGGGATTCGGTACGCACAACAAGTGCCTGTGGGGGTGATGTACAAGGGCAATCCGATCGGGACTGGCCGCATCGATCTGCTTGTCGACTCCCGCCTCGTGGTGGAGATCAAGGTAGTCGAGACAATTGCCCCCATCCATGTCGCGCAGGTCATCTCCTATCTGAAAGCGACTGGGCTTCCATTGGGCTTGCTGATCACCTTCAACGTGTTGCGGCTATCGTTGGGTGTGAAGAGAGTTGTACTGTCGTCTTGA
- the fetB gene encoding iron export ABC transporter permease subunit FetB translates to MKGALDIHWLRLATLLVLLALVFLVSARMRLDLGKKIGLAALRGSIQLVAVGYALTAVFSIHNPLLVLATLGLMLSVAARTAASRISRRFRGVAWLAALGLIVGTSVSLGFSTAVVVDIHPWYSPQYLIPIGGMLLGNSMNGVSLAAERFMEELDVRRAEVETLLSLGFSGPEALHPLLKRSLRAAMIPTLNSLTVAGVVQLPGMMTGQILGGVSPLVAVKYQLLIYVALTTSVSLATLVFLLVLRNRQLTAAHQLIPPPEPKPVASRGGGGGGGGGRRHREA, encoded by the coding sequence ATGAAAGGCGCGCTGGACATCCACTGGCTGCGCCTCGCGACGCTCCTGGTATTGCTCGCGCTGGTGTTTCTCGTTTCCGCGCGCATGCGGCTAGATCTAGGCAAAAAGATCGGCCTAGCCGCGCTCCGTGGCAGCATCCAGCTGGTCGCCGTGGGCTACGCGCTGACCGCGGTGTTCAGCATTCACAACCCGCTCTTGGTACTCGCGACGCTGGGCTTGATGCTCAGCGTCGCAGCGCGCACCGCTGCCTCGCGCATCTCAAGGCGCTTCCGCGGGGTTGCGTGGCTCGCAGCGCTGGGCCTCATCGTTGGCACCAGCGTTAGCCTCGGTTTCTCCACGGCGGTCGTGGTCGATATCCACCCCTGGTACTCCCCCCAGTACCTGATCCCCATCGGCGGGATGCTGCTCGGCAACTCGATGAACGGCGTGAGCCTCGCCGCGGAGCGCTTCATGGAAGAGCTAGACGTGCGTCGCGCCGAGGTAGAAACGCTGCTGAGCCTCGGCTTCAGCGGCCCGGAGGCGCTGCACCCGTTGCTCAAACGGAGTCTCCGCGCGGCAATGATCCCGACGCTCAACAGCCTCACCGTCGCCGGCGTGGTGCAGCTGCCCGGCATGATGACAGGCCAAATCCTGGGCGGCGTCTCCCCACTGGTCGCCGTCAAATACCAGCTCTTGATCTACGTCGCCCTGACCACCAGCGTGAGCCTGGCAACCCTCGTCTTCCTGTTGGTTCTGCGCAATCGCCAGCTCACCGCAGCCCACCAGCTCATCCCCCCGCCCGAGCCAAAACCCGTCGCTTCCCGAGGCGGAGGCGGTGGTGGCGGCGGAGGACGGCGACATCGAGAGGCCTAG
- a CDS encoding ATP-binding cassette domain-containing protein, giving the protein MAAQDPIPALRLAEVAIDFGRGPVLTGVNLGVAPGELVVLLGASGSGKSSLLRLFNRLAEPSAGQVEFAGKPLAEYEPRALRRRVALITQAPVMFPGSVRDNLGMVPRGYDPPTEHAMAQELAALGLHEDLLEQDASRLSGGEKQRVSLARSLLMTPEVLLLDEPTSALDPHHEAKVAQLIADLRARSRLTCVVVTHSERLATQLGGRWVLIRGGRLLEQPDDGALMEFFSGSET; this is encoded by the coding sequence GTGGCTGCCCAGGACCCAATACCCGCGCTGCGCCTGGCTGAGGTCGCGATCGACTTCGGACGGGGCCCCGTGCTCACGGGGGTGAACCTGGGCGTTGCGCCGGGCGAACTCGTGGTTCTGCTCGGCGCTTCGGGCTCTGGAAAGAGCAGCCTCCTCAGGCTGTTCAATCGTCTGGCTGAGCCGTCCGCCGGTCAAGTCGAGTTCGCGGGCAAGCCGCTCGCAGAGTACGAGCCTCGGGCATTGCGGCGGCGCGTGGCACTGATCACTCAAGCGCCAGTGATGTTTCCGGGCAGTGTCCGAGACAACCTGGGCATGGTGCCTCGCGGATACGATCCACCCACCGAGCACGCCATGGCCCAAGAACTCGCTGCGCTTGGCCTGCATGAAGACCTGCTCGAGCAAGACGCAAGTCGGCTCTCGGGTGGCGAAAAGCAGCGGGTGAGCCTAGCGCGAAGCCTGCTCATGACCCCGGAGGTCCTGCTGCTGGACGAGCCCACCAGCGCTCTCGACCCGCACCACGAGGCAAAGGTCGCACAGCTGATCGCGGACCTGCGGGCACGCAGCCGGCTGACGTGTGTGGTGGTGACCCACTCGGAACGCCTGGCGACGCAACTCGGCGGACGCTGGGTGTTGATCCGTGGCGGACGTCTACTGGAGCAACCCGACGACGGCGCGCTGATGGAGTTCTTCTCGGGGAGTGAGACTTGA
- a CDS encoding pyridoxamine 5'-phosphate oxidase family protein, translating into MPVALPEDLVEFLESGVSMILATRDAELRPEVLRGLGALVAADRQSITLFLNAALSARTLDNIRANGRIAVAFSRIHDHRTVQLKGRVLEVRDVTPQQQPELERYRVAFAEQVAMTGLPRSVTRRMRISPSVALSIEFDEGFDQTPGPAAGRPMEPA; encoded by the coding sequence ATGCCCGTCGCCCTTCCCGAAGATCTCGTCGAGTTCCTCGAGAGCGGCGTCTCCATGATCCTGGCCACCCGCGATGCCGAACTCAGGCCCGAGGTGTTGCGGGGGTTGGGCGCGCTCGTCGCAGCGGATCGGCAATCCATCACGTTGTTCCTGAACGCCGCGTTGAGTGCTCGCACGCTGGACAACATTCGTGCGAACGGGCGTATCGCCGTGGCGTTCTCTCGCATCCACGATCATCGCACGGTGCAGCTCAAAGGGCGGGTGCTCGAGGTGCGTGACGTGACTCCACAGCAGCAACCGGAACTCGAACGTTACCGCGTGGCATTTGCTGAGCAGGTCGCGATGACCGGGCTGCCTCGGTCGGTCACCCGCCGCATGCGGATCAGCCCAAGCGTCGCATTGAGTATCGAGTTCGACGAGGGTTTCGACCAGACGCCCGGGCCAGCGGCAGGACGACCCATGGAGCCAGCATGA
- a CDS encoding GAF domain-containing protein — protein sequence MSRTCGPPARCFQGIIPSILGTVSADGTPNVTYLSHVHSIDETHVALSCQFFNKTKQNVLQNPAATVIVYDPVTFEAYRLALEYEREEAEGALFDSIAMRIQAIATHIGMTGVFRLRSADIYRVLSCNRLDAYIDVPEQVELDDPGGPRSELRGLQVISQRVCNANSLDALLGELLASLEVAFGFQHTMVLLVEESGLRAAAARGYPEQCVGAEVKIGEGLIGVVAQERRALRISGVENDLRYGRAIRSALEQQRGLGLGCPELPLPGLPNAQSQMALPLVVGDRLVGVIAVESKQRLAFDEWDETFLEIVANQVALALERVRPLSASVGAAAQPHRAVLRFRYIAHDDCVFLDDQYLVRNVPGRILWKLLSIVKETGRTEFSNRELRLDASLGLPAVRDNLESRLTLLRKRLEQRCPTIRLPVSSRGHFRVEIDDAFELSEEA from the coding sequence ATGAGCCGCACATGCGGACCGCCCGCGCGCTGCTTTCAGGGCATCATTCCCTCGATTCTGGGCACCGTTAGCGCCGACGGCACGCCGAATGTTACCTACCTGAGCCATGTGCACAGCATTGACGAAACGCACGTTGCGCTCTCTTGTCAGTTCTTCAACAAGACGAAGCAGAACGTTCTACAAAACCCTGCGGCAACGGTCATCGTGTATGATCCGGTGACCTTCGAAGCCTACCGGTTGGCTCTGGAGTACGAGCGGGAGGAGGCCGAGGGGGCGCTGTTTGACAGTATCGCGATGCGCATTCAAGCGATCGCCACGCACATCGGGATGACAGGCGTGTTTCGCTTGCGCTCCGCAGATATCTACCGTGTGCTGAGCTGCAACCGCCTCGATGCCTACATTGATGTGCCCGAGCAGGTGGAGCTGGATGACCCCGGTGGTCCTCGCAGCGAGCTGCGTGGGTTGCAGGTGATCTCCCAGCGGGTGTGCAACGCGAACAGCTTAGACGCGCTCCTTGGCGAGTTGCTTGCGTCCCTCGAGGTGGCGTTCGGTTTTCAGCACACGATGGTGCTGTTGGTTGAGGAAAGCGGCCTGCGCGCTGCGGCCGCACGCGGCTACCCGGAACAGTGTGTGGGCGCCGAGGTCAAGATCGGAGAAGGATTGATCGGGGTAGTCGCTCAGGAGCGACGCGCCTTGAGAATTTCTGGCGTGGAAAATGATTTGCGCTACGGTCGTGCCATTCGCAGCGCTCTCGAGCAACAACGGGGCCTCGGACTTGGGTGCCCGGAGTTGCCTTTGCCGGGTTTGCCCAACGCGCAGTCGCAGATGGCACTGCCCTTGGTGGTTGGCGATCGCCTCGTCGGCGTGATCGCCGTCGAGAGCAAGCAGCGTCTGGCCTTCGACGAGTGGGACGAGACATTTCTAGAGATTGTCGCGAACCAAGTCGCGCTAGCGCTGGAGCGCGTCAGACCTTTGTCTGCCTCAGTCGGCGCTGCGGCTCAGCCTCACCGGGCAGTGTTGCGCTTCCGCTATATCGCCCACGATGACTGCGTGTTCCTCGACGATCAGTATCTCGTCCGCAATGTCCCCGGGCGCATCCTCTGGAAGCTCTTGAGCATCGTGAAGGAAACGGGGCGTACGGAGTTCAGCAACCGTGAGCTGCGTCTCGATGCTTCCCTCGGCCTACCCGCGGTGCGTGACAACCTTGAGAGCCGCCTAACCCTGCTACGCAAGCGACTCGAGCAGCGCTGCCCGACCATTCGGCTCCCGGTGAGCTCCCGGGGGCATTTCCGGGTAGAAATAGATGATGCCTTCGAACTGTCCGAAGAAGCCTGA
- a CDS encoding hemerythrin domain-containing protein, which yields MHILDNHTPYVPVVDLYSAPHKGLRLGLSELLCKLGNLNVERTCEVDAVAERVEEILDLVGLHIAHEEEFLHPAIRAKLPELAQRLEREHHHHAVASDALRNRAEQLVQAMPGQRQALARALYHEFSAFVGENLEHMLQEETEIQPALDLHYSAAELQALEAELVGSIPPAEMMRFLSLMLPAMNPSERVVLLQGPQQGMPPEAFQEFLDQLAPVLTSTDYDALKRDLAA from the coding sequence ATGCATATTCTCGACAACCACACCCCTTACGTTCCCGTCGTCGACCTCTACAGCGCGCCTCACAAGGGCCTACGCCTGGGGCTCAGTGAGCTGTTGTGCAAGCTGGGCAACCTGAATGTTGAGCGGACCTGCGAAGTGGACGCCGTTGCGGAGCGCGTCGAAGAGATCCTCGATCTGGTCGGGCTACATATCGCCCACGAAGAGGAGTTTTTGCACCCCGCGATTCGCGCAAAGCTCCCAGAGCTGGCCCAGCGCCTCGAGCGGGAACATCACCACCACGCCGTGGCGTCGGACGCCTTGCGTAACCGCGCGGAACAGCTAGTGCAGGCGATGCCCGGCCAACGTCAGGCGCTCGCGAGGGCCCTCTACCATGAGTTTTCCGCGTTCGTTGGTGAGAACTTGGAGCACATGCTTCAGGAAGAGACCGAGATCCAGCCCGCGTTGGATCTTCACTACAGCGCGGCTGAGCTGCAGGCGCTCGAGGCAGAGTTGGTGGGGTCCATTCCGCCGGCGGAGATGATGCGTTTTCTCAGCTTGATGCTGCCCGCGATGAACCCGAGCGAGCGCGTTGTTCTGCTACAGGGGCCCCAGCAGGGCATGCCCCCTGAAGCGTTCCAGGAATTCTTGGACCAGCTCGCCCCGGTTCTGACGTCCACGGACTACGACGCGCTCAAGCGTGATCTGGCTGCCTGA